CTGGTTGTGTGGGACTTGCCGGGGCAAATATACAACCTTTCATGCTTTTTGCAAGTAATTTTTAAGCCGAATTCTTTAAATTAGCTTCCATAAAAATTACTGTGAAACATGAAGGTATATAACCCTCTCTTTTTGATGACATTGAGTGCAATCCTCCATTCCTGCGGAAGCGACTCCAATGAATCAGAAAATAATTATTCGTTACAAATTGAAGAAAACAAGAAAGAATTTAAGCTGGGAGAAAGCCTGCAGGCGCAGGTAAACGGCGAAAAAGATTCTGTTGTATACTTTCTGGGAGAACAACGCCTGGCAAAAACCCTGGGCGAAGAACCCCTTAACCACACTTTTAATGATGAAAAGCTGGGCAAATGGCAGCTTACCGCCCGTATCTACCATAATAATGAGACCAGTGAAAAGCAACAGGAAATTACCCTTTTTAACAACGCTGCCCCTGCCACTTATACTTACGAGATCATTAACAAATACCCACACCAGGCCGATGCCTACACCCAGGGCCTGGAGTTCTATAACAGTAAACTCTACGAAAGTACCGGCCACTACGGGAGTTCATCCCTAAGGCTGGTTGATTTGGAAACCGGCGAGGTACAGCGTAAGATCGATATCCCTTCTCAATATTTTGCTGAAGGAATTACCATCTTAAACGATAAGATCTACCAGCTTACCTGGAAAGAAGGCGTGGGTTTTATTTATGATGTTGATACTTTTGAAAAGGCAGGCGAGTTTAAATATGAAAAAAGTAAAGAAGGCTGGGGGCTGGCAAATGACGGCAGTATGCTGTACAAAAGCGATGGTACCGAAAAAATATGGTTTTTAGATCCTGCTTCCCCCTCCTTGCCCGAAACAGATTTTATCCAAACCGTTACAAATCGTACCATTGCCACGCAGCTCAACGAACTGGAATGGGTTGAAGGAAAGATCTACGCCAACACCTATCAAAAAGACGGGGTTGCGATAATTAATCCTGAAAATGGCGCCATAGAAGGAGTGATCAACTTCTCTGGTCTGCGCGACCAGCTTGGCAACACTCCCGATCTTGACCCGGTGAACGATGTGCTCAACGGCATTGCATATGACCCGGTGAGCAAGAAACTTTACGTTACCGGGAAAGACTGGGACACCCTTTTTGAAGTAAAAATAATTAAGAACTAATGGTAGTACCAGCAGAAATATACACCCACAAAAGAACGGTTTCAGAAGAAGACCTTGACGACCTCAACCATGTAAACAACGTGCGTTATGTGCAGTGGATACAGGATATTGCCAAGGAGCACTGGGAAGTAAGAGCGACAGACCAGTTAAAAAAGGACTTTATCTGGGTGGTGATCCGCCATGAAATAGATTACAAAAAACAGGCTTTTTTGGGAGATGAACTCATTATTGAAACCTACGTGGGAGAGACCACTTTTGTCACTTCGGAAAGGTTTGTCAACATCAAAAGTGCTAAAAGCGGAGAGATCTTAGTGGCCGCAAAATCCATGTGGTGCCTGCTTGATGCCAATTCGAAGAAACCCACCAAAATCACCGAAGACCTGCGCACGGTTTTCCATAAAAGAGAATAACACGCTCGATTTTCAGCTATTCACGACTGCTTCGGAAGGAAATAAGGAAGTCTTTAACTATTCCCAACTGCAATTCCGTGGAAATATTATAGTTTCAGGAACAACGTTATCTAGGGAAGGAGTCAAAATCGCTTCGACTGCCTAACGGAAGGCAGGCTGCAAGGATCTAGAGCCAGAACTTTGCCCCCATTGATTAAAACAATTTTCAATTCTGGTTCAGAAATTAAGTTTCCCTATTTCAGAAACTGAAAGCCACCTTTCCACACCTTTAAATGAGGCCATAATATTAGTGTATTCGTGGCCTTAGCTCCTGTATATTATTTAATAGGACAACACTACTACTTCAGAAATAAAAAAACGCTGCCCAAAAATCCCATTTTTGAGACCTAAGGCAGCGTTATATTTAATTTTTCAGCTTATTCTTACATTTGAAAGAGAGGCCTGCCCTGCATAAGGTTAATCACATCCTGTCTTACAGCTTCCAGCTTCTCGTCATCCTGGTAATTGGTGATCACGCGGTCAATAAGGTCAACGATGGTATCCATATCGGCTTCTTTGAGCCCGCGGGTAGTGACCGCCGGGGTTCCAATCCTTATTCCTGAAGTTACAAAAGGAGACTTATCGTCAAATGGCACCATATTTTTATTTACAGTAATGTCGGCTTTTCCAAGAGCTTCTTCGGCTTCTTTTCCTGAAATATTTTTATTGCGCAGGTCGATAAGCATCATGTGGTTATCGGTTCCTCCCGAGATCACCTGGTAATCTTTTTTCATAAAGGATTCGGCCATACGTTTGGCGTTTTTCTTGACCTGTACCGTATAATGAAGGAACTCATCGGTAAGGGCTTCCCCAAAAGCCACAGCCTTGGCTGCGATGATATGCTCTAAAGGCCCACCCTGGTTTCCGGGGAACACTCCGCTATTAAGCAGCATAGACATCTTTTTAGGGCTTCCGTTCTTAAGGGTTTCACCAAAAGGATTGTCAAAATCTTTTCCCATCATAATAATCCCGCCGCGAGGCCCTCGCAGGGTTTTATGAGTGGTTGAGGAAACGATGTGGCAATGAGGAATAGGATCACTTAGCAAACCTTTTGCTATAAGCCCGGCCGGGTGTGCGATATCTGCAAAAAGAATTGCCCCCACACTGTCGGCGATTTCTCTAAAACGCTTGTAGTCTATTTCACGAGAATAGGCCGAGGCACCGGCAATGATCATTTTAGGCTTTTCTTTTTCAGCTATTTTTTGAACTTCATCATAATCTATAAGTCCGGTTTCTTTATCTACTCCGTAGAAGACAGGATTGTAAAGTTTTCCGGAGAAATTAACGGGAGAACCGTGAGTTAAATGTCCGCCGTGAGAAAGGTCAAACCCAAGAAATTTATCGCCGGGTTTCATACAGGCATGGAAAACGGCGGTATTGGCCTGAGATCCGGAATGCGGCTGTACGTTGGCATATTCGGCGTTAAAAAGCTCTTTTAATCGCTCTATTGCCAGGTTCTCTACCTCATCTACCACGTCACAGCCCCCGTAATACCTTTTTCCGGGGTAGCCCTCGGCGTATTTATTGGTAAGCACAGAACCGGCAGCTTCGAGCACCTGTTCACTTACAAAGTTTTCACTGGCAATTAGCTCTAAACCATTTAGTTGCCTTTCCTTTTCTGCGTCAATTAAATCAAATAATTCGTTATCCCGTTGCATATGCATTTTTTACGTTAAATAATACTCAAAAATAGCAAATACATTCGGTTCTTATAAAGAAAATAATATATTTGGTTCGAATTGATTTTAACAAAATACCAACATTTATTATGTCCATTACAGCTAACGACCCTACACGAAAAACCTGGCTGGAAGTACCCGAAAACTCTGATTTCCCCATACAAAATATACCCTTTGGAGTTTTTCTTACAAGAGATGATATTATCACCATTGGAACCCGTATTGGAGATACCGCTATAGACCTTGGTGCCCTGCACCAGCTGGGTTATTTTGAAGGTATTCCCCTTACTGATGATATTTTTCTTCAGGATACGCTGAACGATTTCATCTCTGACGGAAAAAAGACCTGGCGACTTGTAAGGAACCGTATTGCTGAAATTTTTGACA
This Salinimicrobium tongyeongense DNA region includes the following protein-coding sequences:
- a CDS encoding acyl-CoA thioesterase — encoded protein: MVVPAEIYTHKRTVSEEDLDDLNHVNNVRYVQWIQDIAKEHWEVRATDQLKKDFIWVVIRHEIDYKKQAFLGDELIIETYVGETTFVTSERFVNIKSAKSGEILVAAKSMWCLLDANSKKPTKITEDLRTVFHKRE
- the glyA gene encoding serine hydroxymethyltransferase, whose protein sequence is MQRDNELFDLIDAEKERQLNGLELIASENFVSEQVLEAAGSVLTNKYAEGYPGKRYYGGCDVVDEVENLAIERLKELFNAEYANVQPHSGSQANTAVFHACMKPGDKFLGFDLSHGGHLTHGSPVNFSGKLYNPVFYGVDKETGLIDYDEVQKIAEKEKPKMIIAGASAYSREIDYKRFREIADSVGAILFADIAHPAGLIAKGLLSDPIPHCHIVSSTTHKTLRGPRGGIIMMGKDFDNPFGETLKNGSPKKMSMLLNSGVFPGNQGGPLEHIIAAKAVAFGEALTDEFLHYTVQVKKNAKRMAESFMKKDYQVISGGTDNHMMLIDLRNKNISGKEAEEALGKADITVNKNMVPFDDKSPFVTSGIRIGTPAVTTRGLKEADMDTIVDLIDRVITNYQDDEKLEAVRQDVINLMQGRPLFQM
- a CDS encoding glutaminyl-peptide cyclotransferase, with amino-acid sequence MKVYNPLFLMTLSAILHSCGSDSNESENNYSLQIEENKKEFKLGESLQAQVNGEKDSVVYFLGEQRLAKTLGEEPLNHTFNDEKLGKWQLTARIYHNNETSEKQQEITLFNNAAPATYTYEIINKYPHQADAYTQGLEFYNSKLYESTGHYGSSSLRLVDLETGEVQRKIDIPSQYFAEGITILNDKIYQLTWKEGVGFIYDVDTFEKAGEFKYEKSKEGWGLANDGSMLYKSDGTEKIWFLDPASPSLPETDFIQTVTNRTIATQLNELEWVEGKIYANTYQKDGVAIINPENGAIEGVINFSGLRDQLGNTPDLDPVNDVLNGIAYDPVSKKLYVTGKDWDTLFEVKIIKN